The Helianthus annuus cultivar XRQ/B chromosome 16, HanXRQr2.0-SUNRISE, whole genome shotgun sequence genome includes a window with the following:
- the LOC110920256 gene encoding F-box/kelch-repeat protein At3g23880 yields MSDNIPIELQEEIMKRLPVKSLIQFRSVSKSWKSLIDSSHFIADYNGGQPQLQLQEQHLFVRYQNKVGINDERKYDSIVDDDSFPHRRVSFTLPRCVKMLIDSENVGSSHGLMCLYSRYFEVFGVRRDVAVVWNVLIGKAVAVAVPNVGDASSHMYATALGFGVCPETFDPKIVKINYVNPYRWDGDIESITSIPHQVEVFTLSTGTWRSPYGGSSNLPRKSIQFSDFYSIVIDGVLYSVATDRIKTDAGTESSNLIVSFDLTSEEFKEIYLPPRLEDYQVHAFRKSGESIVVILDDDCESFDDDISLVLYEPFTKRITNLGIKGTEHVPTFMRYYMETLLLLDQPNDMIYDKGEKRRLESYMQRT; encoded by the exons ATGTCAGACAATATACCAATTGAACTTCAGGAGGAAATAATGAAAAGGCTTCCTGTGAAATCGCTGATTCAATTCCGATCCGTTTCCAAatcatggaagtctctcattgACAGCTCTCATTTCATTGCTGATTACAATGGAGGACAGCCGCAACTGCAACTGCAAGAGCAACATCTATTTGTAAGGTATCAAAATAAGGTTGGTATAAATGATGAGCGAAAATATGATtcaattgttgatgatgatagtTTCCCCCACCGTAGAGTCTCCTTTACTCTTCCTCGATGTGTTAAGATGCTTATTGATTCTGAAAATGTCGGCAGCTCTCACGGCCTGATGTGTTTGTACAGCCGTTATTTCGAGGTCTTTGGTGTTCGTAGGGACGTGGCTGTTGTTTGGAATGTATTAATTGGTAAAGCAGTTGCTGTTGCTGTGCCTAATGTGGGAGATGCTAGTAGTCATATGTATGCAACTGCTCTAGGCTTTGGGGTTTGTCCTGAGACTTTTGACCCTAAGATTGtcaagatcaattatgttaatCCCTACAGGTGGGATGGTGATATCGAGAGTATAACTTCCATCCCTCATCAGGTTGAGGTTTTTACGCTTAGCACAGGGACTTGGAGAAGTCCATATGGCGGCAGCAGCAATCTTCCTCGTAAATCAATTCAGTTTTCGGACTTTTATAGCATAGTTATAGATGGAGTTTTGTATTCGGTTGCTACTGATAGGATTAAGACAGATGCTGGAACTGAGtcttctaatctgattgtttcgTTTGATTTGACAAGTGAAGAGTTTAAAGAAATATACCTCCCACCTCGTTTAGAAGACTACCAAG TACATGCGTTTAGGAAGAGTGGTGAATCTATAGTTGTAATTTTAGACGATGATTGTGAATCATTTGATGATGATATATCACTTGTTCTTTATGAACCCTTCACAAAACGCATCACTAATCTTGGGATAAAGGGAACAGAGCATGTTCCAACTTTTATGCGTTACTACATGGAAACATTACTTCTGCTAGATCAGCCAAATGATATGATTTATGACAAAGGTGAGAAGAGAAGGCTTGAATCATACATGCAAAGGACTTGA